One Cervus canadensis isolate Bull #8, Minnesota chromosome 12, ASM1932006v1, whole genome shotgun sequence DNA window includes the following coding sequences:
- the DCAF13 gene encoding DDB1- and CUL4-associated factor 13 has product MKVKMLSRNPDHYVRETKLDLHRVPRNYDPTLHPFEVPREYIRALNATKLERVFAKPFLASLDGHRDGVNCLAKNPKSLATVLSGACDGEVKIWNLTRRKCIRTIQAHEGFVRGICTRFCGTSFFTVGDDKTVKQWKMDGPSCGEEEEPLHTILGKTVYTGIDHHWKEAVFATCGQQVDIWDEQRTNPICSMTWGFDSISSVKFNPIETFLLGSCASDRNIVLYDMRQATPLKKVILDMRTNTICWNPMEAFIFTAANEDYNLYTFDMRALDTPVMVHMDHVSAVLDVDYSPTGREFVSASFDKSIRIFPVDKSRSREVYHTKRMQHVICVRWTADSKYIMCGSDEMNIRLWKANASEKLGVLTSREKAATDYNQKLKEKFQYHPHIKRISRHRHLPKSIYSQIQEQRIMKEARRRKELNRIKHSKPGSVQMVSEKKKHIVAVVK; this is encoded by the exons ATGAAGGTGAAGATGCTGAGTCGGAACCCCGACCACTATGTCCGCGAAACCAAATTGGACTTACACCGAG TTCCAAGAAACTATGATCCTACCTTACATCCTTTTGAGGTCCCACGAGAATATATAAGAGCTTTAAATGCTACCAAACTGGAACGGGTATTTGCAAAACCATTCCTTGCCTCCCTGGATGGTCACCGAGATGGAGTCAATTGCTTGGCAAAGAATCCAAAGAGCCTGGCTACTGTCCTTTCTGGGGCATGTGATGGAGAG GTTAAAATTTGGAACTTGACCAGACGAAAATGTATTCGTACAATACAAGCACATGAAGGTTTTGTACGAGGAATATGTACTCGCTTTTGTGGGACATCTTTTTTTACT GTTGGTGATGACAAAACTGTGAAGCAATGGAAAATGGATGGACCAAGCTGTGGAGAAGAGGAGGAGCCATTGCATACTATATTAGGAAAG ACAGTGTATACAGGAATTGATCATCACTGGAAAGAAGCTGTTTTTGCCACGTGTGGACAGCAAGTAGACATTTGGGATGAACAAAGAACCAATCCTATATGTTCAATGACTTGGGGATTTGACAGTATAAGCAGTGTTAAATTTAACCCAATTGAG ACATTTCTCTTGGGAAGTTGTGCTTCTGACAGGAATATAGTACTGTATGATATGAGACAAGCTACTCCTCTGAAAAAG GTCATCTTAGATATGAGAACAAATACAATTTGCTGGAACCCTATGGAAGCATTCATTTTTACTGCAGCAAACGAAGATTACAA CCTGTATACTTTTGATATGCGTGCCCTGGACACTCCTGTAATGGTGCATATGGATCATGTGTCTGCAGTGCTTGATGTGGATTACTCTCCCACTGGGAGAGAGTTTGTGTCAGCTAGTTTTGATAAATCTATTCGAATCTTTCCTGTGGACAAAAGTAGAAGCAG GGAAGTCTATCACACAAAGAGAATGCAGCATGTTATCTGTGTAAGATGGACCGCTGACAGCAAGTACATTATGTGTGGATCTGATGAGATGAACATTCGTCTGTGGAAAGCTAATGCTTCTGAAAAGTTGGGTGTG cttaCATCACGAGAAAAAGCAGCCACAGATTATAACCAGAAGTtaaaggagaaatttcaatatCATCCTCATATAAAACGTATCTCTCGTCACCGACATCTACCAAAATCTATCTACAGCCAGATTCAGGAACAGCGCATCATGAAAGAAGCTCGTCGACGAAA GGAACTGAATCGTATCAAACATAGCAAGCCTGGATCTGTGCAGATGGtgtcagagaagaagaaacaCATAGTGGCAGTTGTGAAATAA